Part of the Candidatus Brocadia sinica JPN1 genome, CCCCAAAACTGGCCAGCAAGGTGCCCAATAGTAATATAATAATAAGGAGTCCCTTTCCCACATCCTGTGCCCTGAGCGTCCCCATGAGCATGGGTTCCCTTGATAAATAAGCACTGGCGGCGTAAAGTTCCTCTCCAATCAGGGTGTAGTCACAGGTGGTAATAAAGAAGGGCAGCTGGGTATAGGCATCAGTACCGGCAATCTGGATTGCCCCTGTAGAAGCGCCTGTTTCCGCCAGAATCAGGGCTTCGGCATAGAAGTATCCTACAAAAAAATTGGCAGCTGGTTTTTCCCTGGTCATAATACCACCCACTGCCGCCACATAAGGAAACTGTTCGGATGCCACCAGAAAGACGTTATCAGAATTATAGGCATCGGGACGCCCTGCCTCCAGGTACGATTCCTTCACTACCTCTTGACTCACAGACATCACAATGGGGTCATTATTAACGACCTTCAGGTTGGCATCATAGTCTGCGATCTTTCGCGCGATTCTACCGAGAATACTTATTGCTGCAATAGTCGATATGCTTCCCATGCCGGTTAGTCCATGAACAAAAAGCACGGGTTTACCCATCTCTGTGGCGCGTCCCAGGGCCTCATCCACGGCATCCAAACCACTGATCTTCCTCAGAAACATATTGGGATTTCGCCGTGCGTGCACAATAAAATAGAGAATAATTGCTGAGAGTATGATCATAATTACAAAATTGTTTATCTTTTTTGTGTGTAACCAATTACCGCGTGCCGAAGCAGAGGCGATGGTATCCAGGGTAATTTTCGTATCACCTGCCACCATCGCCAGTTTGAAATAATAGACCTGCTTTTTGTCAAGAGTTTCCTCATTGAAAACCTTTCTGGGGATTATTTGAACATAGTGATAGTCGCCATTCCTCTTTTTATAGCCGTAAATTTCAGGGACGCTTGTCCGATAGCTGGTATTTGACTTTATACGAATGGCCTCCTTTTCAAAGGCGCCATTTTTATCTTTATCGATGTAAATCACATAAAAAACATCAGGAGCGTCATTGGGAGATGCAGGCCACGTCAGTGATACGGTTTCCCCGGCATCATTCGGTGTATCAAAGGCCATGAACTCTGTCGGGGGTATGAGGAAAAGTGGCGATTGTGCAAAGATTATACGAGGTGAGAAAAATACGATAAGAATAATACCGGCAATAAAAAAAAATTTCTTGACGACTGACATCGTTATCAGATTAAAAAACATAGGAAACCATTCAGACGGTAATGAATCTCATTGTACCTGTTAAAAATCCTTCCCTTTTCCCTTGTTTGTACGAAGGTGACAGAGAGAAATTTGCAAAATCCAATAGGGTACCATCTGGAATTATAAACTCATCATAAAATACCTCACTTCACAAATTTTTGCCATTATAATCCATTGCCTTTAAATTACAACAGGAAAGTAGCAAGGGAACATGCCTACGACTTCTTTTCCTTCCCGAAACTCTGGATAGCATCATGCAATTATTTACAGAAAAATACCTAACAATTGTTGACATGAAGGACACCTATGGTATAGTATAACAAGGCATTCAAGGCATCTAAATTAACACTAAGGAAAAAGAATATGCAATATTTGCCAGTTCTTATGATATCTGCAAGCATCTCGATATTTTTATCCGTTTTGCTCTTTTTGTTCCTAAGTATATGTGGATTTATCCTTTTTAAATTTGGATGGCTCTATATCAAGGCCGTTACGTCAGATGCCCACATGTCCCTCTTGCAAATGATCAGTATGACCCTTCGGAAAGTTGATGTGCGATCTATTGTGGAATATCGCATCATGGCAAAGAAAGCAGGAATCGACATCGTTCCATCATCTCTTGAGGCGCATTCTCTGGCAGGGGGAAATATAAACCATGTTGTTCGTTCTCTTATTGCTGCACAGAAGGCAGGCATTAGGCTTGGTTTTGACCTTGCCTGTGCACTGGATCTTGCAGGAAGAGATGTATTTGATGCCGTAAAAATCTGTATTAACCCAAAGGTGATCGATTGTCCTGACCCTGCGAAAGGTTGTACCACCTTAGATACAATCACAAAAGACGGCATCCAGCTGAAGGTAAAGGCGCGCATAACCATCCGCACTGATATAGAAAGGCTTGTAGGAGGAGTTACAGAGGAAACCATCGTTGCCCGCGTTGGTGAAGGAATTATAACAATCGTTGGTTCACTTGAAACGTACAAAAAAGTTATCGAAAGCCCCGATCTGATATCCAGGCTTGTCATGGAAAAGAGACTCGATAGTGATACAGCCTTTCAGATCCTTTCGATTAATATTGTCAATATTACTGTGGGTGACAACATCAATGCGAAACTACAAGCCGACCAGGCTGAAACAGATAAACGTATAGCACAGGCGGATGCCGAGAAACGGCGAGGAATGGCCATTGCGAGAGAACAAGAGATGAAGGTGCTTACAGAAGAAAATATAGCTAAAATACTTGCGGCTGAGGCCGAAGTGCCAAAGGCCATTGCCCAGGCATTTCGTGAGGGGAATCTTGGTGTTATGGATTACTATCATCTGAAAAATATACAGGCCGATACCGAAATGAAGGCATCTTCGGCTTTAAAATCCGGGATTCCACCACCAATATAAAACAATGAAATTTTCTTTGATTATTTCAGATAAAATATTATACTAACATCAAAGCCAGAGTGGTGGAATTGGCAGACACGCCAGACTCAAAATCTGGTCCCCGTCACAGGGGGTAAGGGTTCGACTCCCTTCTCTGGCAATTATCTAAAAATCCAGCAAATACAATCTGTACCCAACCAAAATAAGACAAAACAAGGAAGTTTTTCATCTTAATTTTCCCATCTTCAGCCTGTTCTCCAATTTAATTCTGTATTTCAGTCATTTGATCTTGTAGTCAGCGAAAACGTGAACAAAAAAAATAACCCTGCTTTTCAGTCGTACGAAGAGGCCTTGTCCTTTCTATACAAGGCAATCGATTATGAAAAGCTGATCAATTATCAGTATAATGCATCGACATTCAGTCTGGAGAGGATGAAAAAACTGCTTGCGTATGCAGGGAATCCCCACAGAGAACTGCCTTGCATTCACATTACCGGAACAAAGGGGAAGGGGTCTACGGCCATTATGATATCAACCATCCTGGAACATGCTGGCCTGACAACTGGACTTTTTACATCCCCGCATCTGATCGATATAAAAGAACGTATTCAGATAAACCACAAAAAGATATCTGCCCCTGAATTTACCAGTATCCTCAATGACCTCCGTCCCTACATTCAACACTTGCGGGAAACGGAATTATCTGCATCTCCCACTTTTTTTGAAATGCTTACTGCAGCAGGCATGCTCTACTTCAAAAAGAAGCGGGTAGAGATGGCGGTTCTGGAAGTAGGATTGGGTGGACGTCTTGACTCCACGAATGTGATACTACCGCAGGTAGCAATCATTACCAATGTTGGCCTTGATCACACGGCTATTCTGGGTAACACCCTTTCAAGTATTGCATTTGAAAAGGCTGGAATAATCAAGCAGCATGTCCCTGTTGTTTCTGGTGTAGAAGCCCCTGAAGCCCTTCCAGTAATAGAGAAGGCATGCAGGGAGAAAGATGCTCCATTATACCTTTTAGGCCGGGATATATGGGTTGAAGAGGTGCGAAGTTTTGATAGGAATGGAACAAGGGGCTTGATATGTAAAATAAAAACCTGGCGGCATACTTACCACGATATTGTTCTTCCCCTTGTAGGTATTCATCAGGCACAAAATTGTGCCCTGGTTTTGGGTGCGCTAGAGGTTATGAGGTGCCGAAATTATATTTCAATCAGCGATGATGTCATTCGGGAAGCCCTTGCTTCTCTCTACTGCCCGGCAAGGATCGAAATCTTCTCAAAGAATCCATCCATTATACTGGATTTCGCTCATACGGTTGATTCCATGCGATTCCTGAAAAAGACCTTACTGGAAAATTTCAAATTTCATAAATTAATCTTAATCCTGGGATTTTCGCAGGATAAGGATTTAGACAATATTTTGAAGGAAATTGTATGGGAGGGAGATTGTATTGTGGTAACCAGGAGCAGAAATCCTCGTGCCGCCGAGCCCGATGATTTGTACCGGAGGATAGAAAAATTGTGTGGTAAACGATCAAAAATATTAGATAATGTTCGAGATGCCGTAGCATCCGCAAAACAGATCGCTTCGCAGGACGATTTGATCTGCATTACCGGTTCTGCCTATTTGGCTGGAGAAGCCAGACAATCATTAGATTTACAATAAGCAACTCCATAGACAACACAGACATACGCCTCACCGGTTTATGGTGCCTTCACCATTGACAAGACAGCAATGGTTTGATCATCCATTGTAAAGCTAATGGGGGGGGCCTATGGTACCGGCAATTCAATCACGAACGTTGCACCAGTACCCAACTTGCTTTTGGCATAAATCCTGCCATTATGCTGATGAACAATGCTATGGGCAATAGACAGACCTAATCCGGTTCCCTTGGCATATTTAATATTTTTTGCAGTAAAAAATGGTTCAAATATCTTAGTGAGATATTCTTCAGGTATTCCCGGACCTGTGTCTGATATCATAATTTTTACTGTATCTTTACATCCTTCCGTCTGGATGGTTAAACATCTCTCATTCCTCACTCCTGCCATAGAAGTACACGCATTTTCTATTATATTCAGGAATACCCTCCGCATTTGATGCTTGTCCACAAAAACCAAAGGTAATTTCTCATCCAGCAATTTGGCGACCTTAATAGCGACATAGTCAAACTGGTTGGCCTTTTGTGCAACGATTTCCTCGATAATCTCGTTTGTATTAACCCGCTCTTTTGACAGGGTATAATTTCCTGTAAGGGTCAGCAGACTTTTTATGACACTTTGTATTTGTTCAGCCTCTTTTTGTACCCTGTTTAAATACTTCTTTGCCTTTTCACTAATCGAAGGGTCATTTAATACAAGGTCAGTGCAAAGCTGAATGCCTGCCAACGGATTGTTTAACTCATGGGCAGCCCCTGCCACCAAATTACTCACGGCATAGAGCCTTTCGGATCTTATGATCTGCTCCTGCAATTGATACTCTCGCGTAACGTCCCTTAGCACAATAATAACACCTGTCTTTTCCCCTCCAACACCGTTTACCGGTGAGGCAACGACGACAAAGTGTTTTTCATTATCTCCTTTCGTATGTATTTCAAAGGAAACATATGGTTGTTTTTTCGAGAATATTTCATGATAAATCTCTTTGATACCAACACTATTAAGGCTCACGAGAGATCCATCATCAGTCCTGTTGATATCTAAATACCTGAGCATTTCCTTTCCCGCCCCATTCACCCGGGTTGTCTTACCATGCGTATCCACCAGTATGACGCCATCGACCATTCCCTCCACCATAGAGTGCAGTTTTAACTCTATCTCACCCAGACGTTTTATGGTAAGATCCATATCATATTTTTTAAAGGAATCTTCACAAATGGCCGAAACACTTTTGATATCGAAGGGTGATATGATATAGTCATTTGCGCCCGCTTTCATCAATTCAATTGCCAAGAATTCAGAGCCACGGTCTGTCATTACAATAACAATTGTCTCAGGCATACGTCCCTTTATCCACCTGAGTATTTCCGGCCCATTTAATTTTGGCATATTACAATCCAAAAACAAAATGCGAGGTCTTCCAATTTCCACTGCATGAATCACCCTTCCTGCATCCTCTTCAACGAAGACATCATACCCTTCCTGACCCATGCGATGTTCAAATTGTTTCACGACATCGGAGTCGTCATTTACTATCATTACCTTTGCTTTATATTTTAAAGACCCGGCATTATCTGCAGTACCCCTTCCATGAACTAATTTGTTATGAATCAAGAGCAACAAATCCTCCGTTGCAAAAGGTGCATGGAGGATACTATAAGCGCCGACAGATCTGGCCAATTGAGATGCCATATAAGTTCCGTAAGTTTCCGATAAAAGAATAACGGGAACTGTTTCACATTGCCTGAACACAGCAGATTTCATTATTTTGCACAACTGAAATCCATCAAGTACCGGTAAATTCACATCCAAAATAGCAAAATCAGGAACATGATTATCAAGATGTCTTAATACTTCATTCCCATCGTTTGCGATAATTACGCTAAAACCCCCTTTTTTTTCTAAATATCCGGACACGTTTCCGTATTTTTCTACTCTGTTAGTTGCAAATAATATTTTGGAATTCATCATCTTTTAATACTTTCTTTCCTTAGGCTTGAAGGTGCCGATGTTTACCGGTTTGTAGCCCAACTTTACGCCTTCAGGTGTAAAATATGCCAACGTATGTTTCAGCAAGCCCGTATCGTCTCTTTTGGGAAAATCAGTACGGAAATGTGAGCCACGGCTTTCCTCACGGGCCAATGCACCTGCAATAACAGCCTCTGCCACATCCAGACTTCCTTTGAGTTCCAATGCCCACACAAGACCAAGATTGACCCGTTTGCCCGCATAATTCAGTTTAATTCGTTTGTATCTTTCTTGTAACACCTTAACTTCGTGAAGGGCGTCTTTCAGTTTAGAAGCCTCACGGAAGATGCCCACCTTATTATCCATAACTCTGTTGAGGGCTACTTTTATATCGACGGGGACCTCATTCCCCTCTGATTTACATAAGACATCGACTCTCTGTTCTGCACGTTTTAAGGCATCGTAGGATGCGCTCTCACCCTTTCTACTTTCCAAATCCTGCACATACCTGGCAGCATTGCTACCTGCAATAGCGCCAAAGACAATAGTATCCAGCAATGAATTCCCACCCAACCGATTGGCGCCATGCACACTCACACAGGCAGCCTCACCGGCCGCATAAAATCCTTTTATGGACGTTTCACACTCGGTATTACAATCAATGCCACCCATGGTATAGTGCTGGCCAGGCTGAATGGGAATCGGGGCTGTAACAGGGTCTACCCCGACAAATTCCATAGAAGCATCCCGTATACCAGGCAATCTTTTGGCAATCTTTTCTTCTCCCAAATGTGTTAAATCAAGATGGACATAGCTGTTGTCAAAACCACCGCCTGCCATAATTTCATACATGATATTTCTTGAAATAATATCCCGTGGGGCCACTTCCATATCCTTCTTCGAATCGTTATACTTCTCCAGAAATCTTTCGCCCTTATTATTCAACAAATAACCACCCTCTCCACGACATCCTTCCGTAATCAGGATGTTTTTGCCCAAAAGGGTGGTTGGGTGGAATTGTATAAACTCCATATCCTTCAGTGGTACACCTGTCCAATATGGGATGGCCATACCCATACCGGTATTGATCAAGGCATTGGTGCTTCTTCCGTAAATACGACCTGCACCTCCCGTAGCAAAGATTACCGCCCCTGATTGAAATGCTTCCAATCGCCCGCTCACAATATCCAGGGCTATCACACCTACACAGATTCCATCTTCAACTACAAGATCCGTTACCAACCATTCTTCGTAAATTGTTATCTCTTTCCGCTCGGCTGCTTGTTTAAATTTAATGATTTGCTGATATAAGGTATGCAAAAGGGCATGTCCGGTTTTGTCGGCAGCATAACAGGTACGGGGAAAGCCAGCACCACCGAAAGGCCTCTGTGCAATCTTCCCTTCAGAGGTACGGCTGAAGGGACAACCCCAGTGTTCCATCTCATAGATGCGTTCTGCCGCCTCTTTAGTCATGCGGATAACAGCATCCTGATCTGCAAGGTAATCACTTCCCTTTACCGTATCAAAGGCATGTTTTTCCCAATTATCATAAAGACCGCGCGGATGATTCCCCAACGAAGCATTAATCCCTCCTTGTGCAGCAACAGAGTGTGACCGAATAGGATGTACCTTTGAGATAATGGCAACCCTGACATTGTTACGATTAAGCTCAATGGCTGCCCGCAGACCCGCCAGGCCTCCGCCTACCACAATGGCTTCATGGTAAATCATAGAATTCCTTAAGAAATACAAGCATTCCGCTATCAGCATTCAGCTTCTTAATAACCTGCATATATAATCGCAGCCTTTTACCATTTTCCGTTTATTGTTGAAGGCTGATTACTAAACTTCTGCACTTATATTACAAAAGCACCGTAGTAACCCCAACTGCAGCAATTAAGAGGAAAACGAAGAGCGATATCCACAGTAATTTCTTTTGACTTCGGGTAATGCCCCAAAAATCAGCAACGGTAATTCTTATTCCATTCAACAAGTGTAAGGCCACTGCGAGAAGCAACACATACTGAAACAGGTAACCGGCCTTTGTATCAAACTTGCTGATCGCATAATCATAAGCATCTTTGCCCCGAAAGACAGCGCTCAATGTCCAGATATGTAAAAAGAGAAACAATGTAACCGTGACACCAGTAATCCGATGAACCCAGAAGGCATACATGCCAGGATTTCTATTTTTAACCAGGTCTTTAAAACTTTCCTTTAAACTTTGAATGTTCATGTTTCTTTTGCTGCTGGTTTCCAATCTCCGGACCAGGAACCCATGTAACAGTGAAACTCTGTTTTGTTAAAATCCAGCGTTCGATGTTGCAAACCAAATAAGAATATAAAGCCCAATACCAAAAAGAATAACCCCTATAATCCAGAGGATTTGTTTACAAAAGTAGTTTGTTCTTTTACTAAGATTAAAGTCCGCCAATATACCCCAGAATCCATTCAGGCCGTGAAAAACAACCAGAGCAAGAAGGCAGATATGAAAAGTAATCCATCCTGATGAGCAAAAGCGATTGATAATTTCATCGTAATAGCGGGAGGCATAGCGGCCGGGACTAAAGTGAAAAGTGAAGAAATGGACGGCCATACCAACAACCAGCAGCAAGGCGGTAATCCTTTGCAAGAACCACGACCAGAAACCCCGTTTTTCTATGTTCATTATTTTTTGCCGCAGAGCACGCCGAGTACGCAGAGAATCAGGAAAATTATTAAACAATTCCTAAATACCTGTTTTTATAATTTCTACAATAATTGTTTCTGTTATTTTATTCAGTCTTTCCTCATTACCCGCCTCAGCGTCCTCCGCGACCTCTGCGGTGAATGGTTATCTTTTTTTATACAGATTCATTAAATCATCTCTCGTAAAGATGGATTCAAAAGGAATCTTTTTTCTCTCAATATTTTCTCTCCCACCTTCCTGGCGATCTACCAGGGCAACGGCCTTGATAACGTTCAAGTTAGACTCCCGCGCCCGATCAATAGCTTCTATTGTAGATTGACCTGTGGTCACCACATCATCCACAATCACCACCTTGTCACCTTCCCGGACGTTACCTTCAATCCACTTCATCAATCCATGCTCTTTCGCTTTTTTCCGTACAACAAAAGCATTAATGGCATCGTCCTGCATACCGCTTACCATGGCCGTAGCAAAGGCAATTGGATCGGCGCCAAGGGTCAGTCCCCCGATGGCATTAATATGAAGTGCTTTGACCTTGTTATAAAAGAGATGTCCGATCAACAGCATGGCCTCGGGATCTAAGGTTGTTGTCTTGCAATTAATATAATAGTTACTCATCCTTCCTGACACTAATTTAAAAATAGGCTCTTCACTGTATTTAAAGGATTTCACAAGGAGTATCTCCAGTAATCGCTTTTCCGCTTTAATCAGATTCATAATGTGGGTAGGGGCGAGGTTACCTCGCCCCTGCGATCTCCTATAATAGTTTATCCACCTGATCACATAGGGTTTTTACGGC contains:
- a CDS encoding DUF6754 domain-containing protein; the protein is MSVVKKFFFIAGIILIVFFSPRIIFAQSPLFLIPPTEFMAFDTPNDAGETVSLTWPASPNDAPDVFYVIYIDKDKNGAFEKEAIRIKSNTSYRTSVPEIYGYKKRNGDYHYVQIIPRKVFNEETLDKKQVYYFKLAMVAGDTKITLDTIASASARGNWLHTKKINNFVIMIILSAIILYFIVHARRNPNMFLRKISGLDAVDEALGRATEMGKPVLFVHGLTGMGSISTIAAISILGRIARKIADYDANLKVVNNDPIVMSVSQEVVKESYLEAGRPDAYNSDNVFLVASEQFPYVAAVGGIMTREKPAANFFVGYFYAEALILAETGASTGAIQIAGTDAYTQLPFFITTCDYTLIGEELYAASAYLSREPMLMGTLRAQDVGKGLLIIILLLGTLLASFGVTYITHLFEAF
- the floA gene encoding flotillin-like protein FloA (flotillin-like protein involved in membrane lipid rafts) gives rise to the protein MQYLPVLMISASISIFLSVLLFLFLSICGFILFKFGWLYIKAVTSDAHMSLLQMISMTLRKVDVRSIVEYRIMAKKAGIDIVPSSLEAHSLAGGNINHVVRSLIAAQKAGIRLGFDLACALDLAGRDVFDAVKICINPKVIDCPDPAKGCTTLDTITKDGIQLKVKARITIRTDIERLVGGVTEETIVARVGEGIITIVGSLETYKKVIESPDLISRLVMEKRLDSDTAFQILSINIVNITVGDNINAKLQADQAETDKRIAQADAEKRRGMAIAREQEMKVLTEENIAKILAAEAEVPKAIAQAFREGNLGVMDYYHLKNIQADTEMKASSALKSGIPPPI
- a CDS encoding bifunctional folylpolyglutamate synthase/dihydrofolate synthase — encoded protein: MNKKNNPAFQSYEEALSFLYKAIDYEKLINYQYNASTFSLERMKKLLAYAGNPHRELPCIHITGTKGKGSTAIMISTILEHAGLTTGLFTSPHLIDIKERIQINHKKISAPEFTSILNDLRPYIQHLRETELSASPTFFEMLTAAGMLYFKKKRVEMAVLEVGLGGRLDSTNVILPQVAIITNVGLDHTAILGNTLSSIAFEKAGIIKQHVPVVSGVEAPEALPVIEKACREKDAPLYLLGRDIWVEEVRSFDRNGTRGLICKIKTWRHTYHDIVLPLVGIHQAQNCALVLGALEVMRCRNYISISDDVIREALASLYCPARIEIFSKNPSIILDFAHTVDSMRFLKKTLLENFKFHKLILILGFSQDKDLDNILKEIVWEGDCIVVTRSRNPRAAEPDDLYRRIEKLCGKRSKILDNVRDAVASAKQIASQDDLICITGSAYLAGEARQSLDLQ
- a CDS encoding response regulator, which produces MMNSKILFATNRVEKYGNVSGYLEKKGGFSVIIANDGNEVLRHLDNHVPDFAILDVNLPVLDGFQLCKIMKSAVFRQCETVPVILLSETYGTYMASQLARSVGAYSILHAPFATEDLLLLIHNKLVHGRGTADNAGSLKYKAKVMIVNDDSDVVKQFEHRMGQEGYDVFVEEDAGRVIHAVEIGRPRILFLDCNMPKLNGPEILRWIKGRMPETIVIVMTDRGSEFLAIELMKAGANDYIISPFDIKSVSAICEDSFKKYDMDLTIKRLGEIELKLHSMVEGMVDGVILVDTHGKTTRVNGAGKEMLRYLDINRTDDGSLVSLNSVGIKEIYHEIFSKKQPYVSFEIHTKGDNEKHFVVVASPVNGVGGEKTGVIIVLRDVTREYQLQEQIIRSERLYAVSNLVAGAAHELNNPLAGIQLCTDLVLNDPSISEKAKKYLNRVQKEAEQIQSVIKSLLTLTGNYTLSKERVNTNEIIEEIVAQKANQFDYVAIKVAKLLDEKLPLVFVDKHQMRRVFLNIIENACTSMAGVRNERCLTIQTEGCKDTVKIMISDTGPGIPEEYLTKIFEPFFTAKNIKYAKGTGLGLSIAHSIVHQHNGRIYAKSKLGTGATFVIELPVP
- a CDS encoding FAD-binding protein; the protein is MIYHEAIVVGGGLAGLRAAIELNRNNVRVAIISKVHPIRSHSVAAQGGINASLGNHPRGLYDNWEKHAFDTVKGSDYLADQDAVIRMTKEAAERIYEMEHWGCPFSRTSEGKIAQRPFGGAGFPRTCYAADKTGHALLHTLYQQIIKFKQAAERKEITIYEEWLVTDLVVEDGICVGVIALDIVSGRLEAFQSGAVIFATGGAGRIYGRSTNALINTGMGMAIPYWTGVPLKDMEFIQFHPTTLLGKNILITEGCRGEGGYLLNNKGERFLEKYNDSKKDMEVAPRDIISRNIMYEIMAGGGFDNSYVHLDLTHLGEEKIAKRLPGIRDASMEFVGVDPVTAPIPIQPGQHYTMGGIDCNTECETSIKGFYAAGEAACVSVHGANRLGGNSLLDTIVFGAIAGSNAARYVQDLESRKGESASYDALKRAEQRVDVLCKSEGNEVPVDIKVALNRVMDNKVGIFREASKLKDALHEVKVLQERYKRIKLNYAGKRVNLGLVWALELKGSLDVAEAVIAGALAREESRGSHFRTDFPKRDDTGLLKHTLAYFTPEGVKLGYKPVNIGTFKPKERKY
- the sdhC gene encoding succinate dehydrogenase, cytochrome b556 subunit produces the protein MNIQSLKESFKDLVKNRNPGMYAFWVHRITGVTVTLFLFLHIWTLSAVFRGKDAYDYAISKFDTKAGYLFQYVLLLAVALHLLNGIRITVADFWGITRSQKKLLWISLFVFLLIAAVGVTTVLL
- the pyrE gene encoding orotate phosphoribosyltransferase, with product MNLIKAEKRLLEILLVKSFKYSEEPIFKLVSGRMSNYYINCKTTTLDPEAMLLIGHLFYNKVKALHINAIGGLTLGADPIAFATAMVSGMQDDAINAFVVRKKAKEHGLMKWIEGNVREGDKVVIVDDVVTTGQSTIEAIDRARESNLNVIKAVALVDRQEGGRENIERKKIPFESIFTRDDLMNLYKKR